The Pseudanabaena galeata CCNP1313 genome segment TCGGGTCGCATGGATATTTGTTTGCGTTATGGCAAAGTGGTTTTGGGAATGGAGTTGAAGGTTTGGCGAGACAAGAAGCCAGATCCAATCAAGGAAGGATTAAAGCAGTTAGATAAATATTTGTCAGGTTTGAGTTTGGATACTGGTTGGTTGGTGATATTCGATCGCCGTTCTGGCTTGCCGCCGCTAAGCGATCGGACGACTACTGAGAATGTCATTAGTCCTGCTGGTCGAGAAATCATCGTTATTCGGGGATAGATAGCCTAATTGATACTTCGATACATTTTCTAGAGCCAACTTGCACTAATTGTTACACTTAAAATCTTATGACCGCAGAGCTTTGGCATCACGATAGGGTTGATACGAACGGCATAAAATTGCACTACGTTACCGAGGGTAAAGGTGCGCTGATGTTGATGTTGCATGGATTTCCAGAATTCTGGTACTCTTGGCGACATCAAATCCCTGAATTTGCGAAAGATCATAAAGTTGTTGCTGTCGATCTGCGCGGTTATAACGATAGTGATAAGCCTCAAGCTCAATCTGCTTATGTGATGTCCGAGTTTGTGGAAGATATTAGAGGAGTAATCAAAGGCTTAGGCTATGAGAGTTGTATTCTGGTTGGTCATGATTGGGGAGGAGCGATCGCATGGTCTTTTGCCTATGCCTATCCTGAGATAGTGAGTCGTTTGATTGTGATGAATTTGCCGCATCCTGCTAAGTTTGCGGGAGGACTAAAGACTCCGCAGCAGATGCTGAAGAGTTGGTATATTGCGTTCTTCCAAATTCCGTTTCTGCCTGAGTTCTTGATTCAGTTAGATGACTATCGGCTCATTGAAGAGGCTTTTCGAGGAATGGCGATCGATCAGAGTGCTTTTACGGATGCGGATATTGAGCAGTATAAAAATGCTTTTGCTAAGCGTGGTGCTTTGACAGGTGCGATTAATTACTATCGTAATCTACCTGCCTATCTATGTAAGAAGAAAGTGTGGGATATTCTCAAAATTTCGACTTTGATGATTTGGGGTGAGGAGGATCGGGCTTTGGGTAAGGAATTAACCTATGGGACGGAGGAATATGTGCAGGATTTGCGGATTCGCTATATTCCTAATTGCAGTCATTGGGTGCAACAAGAGCAACCGCAGTTGGTTAATCAAGTGATGCGCGAGTTTTTGGAGCAGGAGTGAAGGCAATGCTGTGCTGAGCCAGTGACCTTAATTTTGCAACATTTTGGCATATGTGCTCACCATCGCTCAAGATATCAGCTAGTTAGGTAGATAACTTATTACCCCCCCCTTGATGACAAGTACCCTCAAGTGGGTCAAATTCTTGCTAAGATCGCAATATTGTCACTTAAGTCACCAATTGAGTTTCATTGTGCTGAGGTTCGGGCATATTTGCAAGGAGAGGGAATGCCGATTGGTGGGAATGATTTGTTGATTGCCTCACCCCTCAAAAAATATTCAAAGGCATAGTCAATTTGGGTAAAAACTCAGTCGGACGTTACTTTGGTTTCAAACTGCTTTTGATTATCAACGACAGGGCGGAATTGCTTGCTTTTAGTTCGTCGAAATCACGTTAATATAAAAATCACCATACCAATAAATTGAGATCGCCAACCATGACACATTTTGGGATTATTGCTCCAAGTACAACAGGACATCTCAACCCAATGTTGCCTATCGGGCAAGAATTACAAAAGCGTGGGCATGTTGTTACTTTTTTAGGGCTATTGGATGTGCAAGCGGCAGTCTTGGCAGCAGGGCTAGGATTTCAGGCGATCGGTGTAACAGAACTTCCTCTGGGAACAAATAAAAGGCTGTTTACAGAACTTGGAAAACTGAAAGGATTGGCTGCTCTAAAGTACACCGTTAACTTTGTTAAAAATGAAGCAGTTTTGATGTTAAGAGATGTGCCTAAGCATATTCAAGAATTGCAGATACAAGCATTGCTGGTTGACCAAGTTTCTTCCTATGGTGGTACGATCGCTGATTTTATGAATCTTCCCTTTGTCACCATATGTAATGCAGTAACTCTAAATAGAGAACCTTCTATTCCTCCTTTTAATACTAACTGGGCTTACAATCCTAATTGGTTAGGCATTTTACGTAATAAATTGGGCTATCAGCTTCTTAATAGTGCCACAAAAACAATTACCGAAGCAATCAATCAATTTCGACAACAGCATAATCTGCCACTCCACACTCACCCTAATCAGCGCTATTCCCAACTTGCTCAGATTAGCCAAGCTCCTACTGCATTTGAGTTTCCTCGCAAAGAACTACCGCCCCACTTCCACTTTACAGGACCTTATCAATCTGCCCAGAGCCGTCCAGCGATTAGTTTTCCCTTTGAACGACTAACGGGACAACCCTTGATTTATGCCTCTATGGGAACTTTGCAAAACAAACTCTTAAACGTATTTGTTGATATTGCAGAAGCCTGTGCAGATTTGGATGTGCAGTTGGTAATGTCTTTGGGTGGTGCTTCCAAGCCAGAGGATCTGCCTGTACTCAAGGGAAATCCTTTGGTTGTAGAATATGCTCCCCAATTAGAAATTATTCCTAAAGCTGCTTTGATGATTACCCATGCGGGTATGAATACAGCGATGGAATGCTTGACTAATGGTGTACCAATGGTGGCGATTCCTGTAGCAAATGATCAGCCAGGGGTAGCGACAAGAATTGTTTGGAACGGCTGTGGTGAAATGATTCCTGTTAAGAAATTGAATGCAGCAGTTTTAAAAAATGTAATTCAGAGGGTATTAACTAATCCTGAGTACAAAGAGAATGCGGTAAGGTTGCAAAAAGCTATTGCTGCTTCTGGTGGTGTCAACCAAGTTGCTAACATTATTGAGCAGGCAATCGCCACAGGCAAACCTGTTGTCTCTAACAAGAATTAAGCAGATCTGACATAGGGATCTAGATCATGCCATAGGTGGAGAAACTGCGCTTTGATATCATCAGCATTGGCAATCGACATATTTCGATAGTCAAACCTAGGAGCGACTGACTCTCCTATCAAGCCATATTCACCTGACTCGGCACTGGACAGTTAAAGCGTGATCGACGTATTTGCATTTTTTTAGCGGCATGAAATGGACGTTTCAGCCACTATCCCTGCTTAGCTGACCAATGCCCTATTGGTAAAGAGGTTGATCATTTGCCATTGAGGATCGGAGAGCGATCGCTTGTTGATCGCACCGCACCCAAGTCATAAACACCAGTTTTCCCTTCAGGAATGTCAATGGAGAACATGGTAGATGGATCGTTAAATTGCCAGATATTGCTTAGATTTGTCTAATTTCCACCATAGCTCTGCAATCTGTGTATAGGCTTCTTGGAATGAGATTTTACCGCCTGTTTCTAAGGCACAAATGATACTGACCCGATGCGAAAAATATTGCAAGTTAGAGTTAAACATCAAGTTCTCTGGCGTAACTTTACCGTAGTAGTGAGAATGAGGAAACATAACTTTGGTTGCAGTAGACATAATCTTTTCTCCTTAGACTTCAACTTAAAGTGACTAAATGTTTAGGTAGTCTTACTTCCTTCCCAGTTAATAATTAGCGGAGCAAGGCTTCTCCACACTAACTACTGATGTTACGTGGAACTCAGATGATGAATCTCTTGTTGCTAGCACGACAGGGCAACCACGGAGGGATTGCCCCTACTCCAATAATTTAGATTTTCGTAGGGGCTGTGCCCCCCGTGCCAGCCTTAGACTTAGATGATCGTAGGAATTCTATCCACGTAACATCAGTAACTATTAACCTAATACTTATTCGTTGAGTGAGTTAAGTGAGTTAAGTGAGTTAAGTGAGTTAAGTGAGTTGAGAGAGTTGAGAGGGAAGGGAGTGTCCAAATACCTTGATTAATTGTCCACATCACTGCTGCAATTAAGGTTGAGCTATAGACCACCAACAAAATATGATTAAGTGAATTTGCCTTTTGCTCTACAGGTTCTGGAGAGACAATTAGAATTTTGGAAAGTGGCTCTGGATGCCGCATAATGTAGGGTTGAATTCTGAGAGAATCTTGCTTCGAGATCGAGGGTGAGTAGATATCGACAAGATTAGTTTTTGCGATGTTAATGGGATACTTAGAATGAAGAGTATCTTCCACATCTCCAAACAGATCTATTAACTGATCAACTCTGTCTGTATAGGTATCAACGTCTTGCGTTACATAAAATTGATTTTCATGTTGATTTTTATCTGTATCTTTCATCATATGCCGACCTTACTCTTTTTATTATTCACAATCAGAATTTACGTTATTCACTTATTGGCAAGACCCCCACGGTTGCCTCTGGTGAATAAAATTAGTTTTGAGTAATGAAGCTCTAATTAAATCATTAAAATCAGACAAATTATTGTCAATTTATAGTCTGTAAACTGACAAAAAAAAGACAAATTTTAATTCATAACTGATGTTACGTGGAAGTTTGTAAAGCCCTTACCCCTAGCCCCTCTCCCGCAGGTGAACGCCTTTCTAAACTTATTGCTTTACTCACCCTAGCTTTATGTTGGGCTTTTTCTTCGGGGCTTTGGCTTGCTCAGCTCAATCCCCTAAAACCTAGAAAGCACGGTCGCTTACCTAAAAGCATTTTTCGTCTTGGCTTTGATTTCCTGCGTCACTTCATCTTTGACATCCATCTCAATTCCGAGGCTTTCTTCAACTCCATTAAATTTTTGTCCTGTACTTCGCTTAGTGATTAAAGTATTTACATTGGCTTTACCCATGTAAAACAGTTTGCCCAAACCCCACCCCGAATTGATAATCTAGATTTATTAAAGCAAAAAATCAGAAAAATTATTGTCAGTTTTTTGTCTAAATATTGTCCTGAAAACTGACAAAATACAATGCTAATCGTATGCTATCGACTAATTCCTTGACTGTATTTGTGTAAAATGTACTCTAGGACTTGATTAGGTATAAGGTTTTCGCTATGTCTAGACTGTCGAGTGCTGGGGTGGAAAAAGTCAATGTAGTCATTAAAAATAGTGGTCGTAATAAAACCGATCGCTATTGGACAAAAAAAGCGCTTGTGTCTCAAGAAACTTGGAATCGGTTTCGGACTGGCAAAATAAAGATTAGTTTTGCTAACTTTGTTGCCTGCTGCAAAGCATTAGACCTCGATCCCAATGAGCTAAAAGAACAAACATTTGAACAGCCAAACCTCAGCTTTTTGGGAAGGGCTAGAGCCATAGAAAGTCTGAATGCCCTAGCAAAGGCTACCAGAGTAATTGTGATCCACGGTGTGGGCGGTCAGGGAAAGACGACTCTGGCTCAAAAATATTTGCAAGAGCTAGAAAGCAATGGGTATCAGGTTATTGAGCTATATATGCCCATTGATGTTACCAATATTCCTTCAGCTAAAAGCGTTTTAGACGAGTGGTTTAATCGAGACTTTCATGAAATGTCTTCCTCACAGTTTACAGTTACCTTAGACAGACTGCGGCGGATACTCAAGGAGCAGAAGATCGCTATTTTAGTTGACAATATCGAGAGCTTGCTGGATGAAAATGGGAAGGTCATCCCAGAGCACTCTCAATATTTAGATCTATTTAGCGTGCTATCCGATCACGCCACCCAATCCATTACGATTGTGACCAGTCGATGCCGTTTGTTAGAGTCTAGATTACGCAGTGTTTATAACTATGCGATTCCGCCATTAAGTCAGTCCGATTGGCAAGATTACTTCACCTATAGCAATGTGCTTTTTGATGAGAAGTCATTGGCAGAAATGCATAGTAAACTAGGAGGAAATGCTAAAGCGATGACTAGTCTATGTGGCGAAATCTATATGGACTTCGATCGCAATGCTACAAATTTCTGGGAACAGCGCGGTGCGGATATACTAACTTCAGCCGATTTAAAGGATCTGGTCGCTGGACATTTAGAACATCTGAAAAAGCTGGAGCCATTAGCCTATGGCTTGCTAAGGCGGATGGGTTGTTATCGTTATCAGAGTATTCCCCATATTCCTGTTGAGGCGCTGTTCTATCAGTTATGGGATATCCCTGAAGCAGAGCATAACAAAATTATTGAAGTTCTCAAAAATCGGTCTTTAGTGGAGTTAATAAATGGAGAATATTCACTACATCCACTTGTGCGTGCAGAAGCGGTGTATCTTCTCAAGCAAAATGAAGAAGAGTTTACCAAGGCTCATAATAACGCTGCTGATTTTTGGAAAGCCAAAGTTCAGTCTTTAGATACTGACAAAGATCTCCTTATGGCGTTTGAGCCATGCTATCACTACTTAGAAACTAACGATCTCAATAAAATTATAGAAATATTCTTGAACCCAGATCTCCTCAGAGACGACAATCTTCACATGGCTTTTTATGGAAGACTTTCGCCAACTTTGGTGCTGGAGTTATTAGATAAAATAGAAGACAGAGTATTACTTTTACCTCCAGAACAAAGTATTCTAATTTTAGCCCAAGCAAAAAGGTTTCACGGAAGCTTATACTTCTTCTCAGGAGACCCCAAAAAAGCAGTCATGGAGTTTGAATCGACAATCAAAATTATTGAGCAAATCAACTCCAAACAATTAATACCTCTTCTGCTTTTTTGTGTTTTTCACGCTTTTGCCTGCAAGCTGGAATTGGGCGAGTTTGACGGAGCGCTTGTCCTGATTCAGCCCTATGTAGACAATATTGATCGGTACAAATATACAGATCGACCACTCGTGCGGCAATTATTCATTTTTCAAGCTTTTGCCTGCAAACTGGAATTGGGTGAGCTTGACGAAGCGATTGTACAGACTAAGCCCTATGCAGACAATATTGATCGGTACAAATATACAGATCACCCACTCTTGCGGCAATTATTCACTGTTTATCCACAATTAGTTCAATCTTTCATGCTGGCTATGAAACTTGAGCATGATGCTTCGGTAGCATTGGCTGAAGAGACTTATGAGGTTATTATAAATGACTCATTATCTATGTCTGACACTTCAAGAGCCTGTGCTTGCCTGTATCTTGGATTTGTATGCGTCATGAATAAAAGATTCGATCAATCTTTGAAAATATACAACACAGCTTTGCAATTTAGTCGTAAAGCTAGATACAGACAGCTTGAAAGCAAAGCCATGTATGGACTTGCAGAAGCCTATCGAAATATAGGAGATCTAACCAAGGCGAAGGAGTGCTGTTTGCAAGCAAAAGATATCTTGATAAAGATAGAACCAAAGTTAGATCTGGCTAAGGTATTAGTAGAAGAAGCTTTGATTGCCCGCGAGATGCGGGAGCATGGTTGTCAAGATAATTTTGAAAAGGCGATCGCACTTTTTACAGAATTAAATGCTCCCAAACAAGTAGAAAGAGTCAGAAAATTAATGGGCTAATTTGTAAGCGGTAGTTTACCAAGGATGCGTTACATTTCATTGGGGTGCTATAGCAAATGCTCTATAAAAATTGCTGAATTATGGTATTGAGAGTTTTTAACTTAACTGGTTTAGCCAGATATGCATTTGCTCCCGCCTTTAGACATTCTTCGCGAGCGCTTTCCTTTGTCAAAGCAGTTAAGGCAATAATCGGAATTTTGGCAATTGTTTCGTCATTACGAATCAGCCTGATCGCTTCTAGACCATCCATTTTCGGCATTTGAATATCCATGAGGATGATATCTGGAGAAGAAGTCTTAGTCGTCGCAACTGCTTCTTCTCCATCTCTGGCGAGGATAACACGGTAATTGATTGCGGTTAGATAAGAGCTGAAGGTTTGGATATTTGCTTCGTTGTCTTCAGCGAGCAGGATGAGAGGTTCGATCTCGCTTTCAGGATTTACGTTCAGTGGCGATGCTGCGGCATTTGACGCGGAGCCTGAAGTGTCGAACTGAGCAGTTGGGGTTACTTCTAGAGTGAATGAATTAATAATTCGGAATTCTGGAAAGTCATTTGGATAGTCGTTATTATTCATGTTTTGGTGCCGATATTACGTGGAAAGAATTTTTGCGATGTCAGATTATGTTGGACTGGTAATTGAATGTAGCTCTACAGAATCTGAATTCTTCAACTGCTATACAACCTAATTTCCCATAAACGTTAAGTGCAGTTGATAAAGCGGATGCAATAAAGTGGCAATCGCTTTATCATTAGAGATTACGCTTCCCTCTTTTGAAACCTGACAAGTGTTCCACCATTGAGGATTAAGACAACATAACTGTCGATAAAGATTGGAGTATTGATAACGTTGTTTATCCTTTTCAAGGAGATTAATATCTAAACCATTAAAATAAATGCGTTGAATAATTGAGCATGAAACTCGAAGGGAGCTAGATAGGCGGAGTTGTAGCGGAACATCTACCATCAGATTTTTCTTTCTAACAAAGGATAGATTTCTGGTAATTGATGGATTTCTGGCAATTGATGGATCATGGGTCAATATCCTTAAGGCTGGATGGGAAATCATTAGAACTAGTTTAAAAGAGGGATCAGAGCCTATACTGTCGCAGTAGGCAAAGCGATCGCAACAATGCAGGGTAACCACGGGGGGATTGCACCTACCTGAATAATTTAAATTTGGCGTAGGGGCTGTGCCCCCGCGCCAGCCCCGATTCTTCAACATTGCAGGAATTCCTTCCACGTTATAGCTATAGCCACCTGTATCAGGACAAATCAAAACCCTAATAGTGAGAGGCGGCGCGAAGCGCCGCCTCTCACTATTAGGGTTTTATGTCCTAACAAGAATGGCGACAGCTATAACATCAGTAAATACGTGATTGATTTATTTACTGATGTTACAAATGCAATTAAAGCAGCAAAATGAGACAAATTATTGTCAGTTTTTTTGTTTCAGTGTTTTCCTGAAATCTACTGACAAAAAAGACAAAAAAGACAAAAAAGACTAATTCCTTGACTGTGTTCGTGTAAAATGAACTTTAGGGCTTGATTGAGTATAAGGTTTTCGCTATGTCTAGACTGTCGAGCGCTGGGGTGGAGAAAGTCAATGTCACCATTAAAAACAGTGGTCGTAATAAAACCGATCGCTATTGGGCGGAAAAGGCGCTTGTGTCTCCAGAAACATGGAATCGGTTTCGGACTGGCAAAGTAAGGATTAGTGATAATAGCTTTATTTCCTGCTGCAAAGTATTGGATATTGATCCCAATGAGGTAAAAAAACACAATGAGATAAAAAAACACAATGAGGTAAAAAAATACAATGAGGTAAAAAAATACAATGAGGTAAAAAAACAAACAGTTGAACAGCCATTTGAACAGCCAGTTGAAGAGATAAACCTCAGCTTTTTGGGAAGGACTAGCGCCATAGAAAGTCTGAATGCTCTAGCAAAGGCTAACCGAGTAATTGCGATCCACGGTGTGGGTGGTCAGGGCAAGACAACTGTGGCTCAAAAATATTTACAAGAGCTAGAGAGTAATGGGTATCAGGTTATTGAGCTATATATGCCCATTGATGTTACCAATATTCCTACAGCTAAAAGTGTTTTAGACGAGTGGTTTAATCGAGATTTTCATGAAACGTCTTCCTCACAGTTTACAGTTACCTTAGACAG includes the following:
- a CDS encoding alpha/beta fold hydrolase; the protein is MTAELWHHDRVDTNGIKLHYVTEGKGALMLMLHGFPEFWYSWRHQIPEFAKDHKVVAVDLRGYNDSDKPQAQSAYVMSEFVEDIRGVIKGLGYESCILVGHDWGGAIAWSFAYAYPEIVSRLIVMNLPHPAKFAGGLKTPQQMLKSWYIAFFQIPFLPEFLIQLDDYRLIEEAFRGMAIDQSAFTDADIEQYKNAFAKRGALTGAINYYRNLPAYLCKKKVWDILKISTLMIWGEEDRALGKELTYGTEEYVQDLRIRYIPNCSHWVQQEQPQLVNQVMREFLEQE
- a CDS encoding PIN domain-containing protein, which encodes MSLKSPIEFHCAEVRAYLQGEGMPIGGNDLLIASPLKKYSKA
- a CDS encoding glycosyltransferase — encoded protein: MTHFGIIAPSTTGHLNPMLPIGQELQKRGHVVTFLGLLDVQAAVLAAGLGFQAIGVTELPLGTNKRLFTELGKLKGLAALKYTVNFVKNEAVLMLRDVPKHIQELQIQALLVDQVSSYGGTIADFMNLPFVTICNAVTLNREPSIPPFNTNWAYNPNWLGILRNKLGYQLLNSATKTITEAINQFRQQHNLPLHTHPNQRYSQLAQISQAPTAFEFPRKELPPHFHFTGPYQSAQSRPAISFPFERLTGQPLIYASMGTLQNKLLNVFVDIAEACADLDVQLVMSLGGASKPEDLPVLKGNPLVVEYAPQLEIIPKAALMITHAGMNTAMECLTNGVPMVAIPVANDQPGVATRIVWNGCGEMIPVKKLNAAVLKNVIQRVLTNPEYKENAVRLQKAIAASGGVNQVANIIEQAIATGKPVVSNKN
- a CDS encoding DUF7219 family protein, whose product is MSTATKVMFPHSHYYGKVTPENLMFNSNLQYFSHRVSIICALETGGKISFQEAYTQIAELWWKLDKSKQYLAI
- a CDS encoding NACHT domain-containing protein; translation: MSRLSSAGVEKVNVVIKNSGRNKTDRYWTKKALVSQETWNRFRTGKIKISFANFVACCKALDLDPNELKEQTFEQPNLSFLGRARAIESLNALAKATRVIVIHGVGGQGKTTLAQKYLQELESNGYQVIELYMPIDVTNIPSAKSVLDEWFNRDFHEMSSSQFTVTLDRLRRILKEQKIAILVDNIESLLDENGKVIPEHSQYLDLFSVLSDHATQSITIVTSRCRLLESRLRSVYNYAIPPLSQSDWQDYFTYSNVLFDEKSLAEMHSKLGGNAKAMTSLCGEIYMDFDRNATNFWEQRGADILTSADLKDLVAGHLEHLKKLEPLAYGLLRRMGCYRYQSIPHIPVEALFYQLWDIPEAEHNKIIEVLKNRSLVELINGEYSLHPLVRAEAVYLLKQNEEEFTKAHNNAADFWKAKVQSLDTDKDLLMAFEPCYHYLETNDLNKIIEIFLNPDLLRDDNLHMAFYGRLSPTLVLELLDKIEDRVLLLPPEQSILILAQAKRFHGSLYFFSGDPKKAVMEFESTIKIIEQINSKQLIPLLLFCVFHAFACKLELGEFDGALVLIQPYVDNIDRYKYTDRPLVRQLFIFQAFACKLELGELDEAIVQTKPYADNIDRYKYTDHPLLRQLFTVYPQLVQSFMLAMKLEHDASVALAEETYEVIINDSLSMSDTSRACACLYLGFVCVMNKRFDQSLKIYNTALQFSRKARYRQLESKAMYGLAEAYRNIGDLTKAKECCLQAKDILIKIEPKLDLAKVLVEEALIAREMREHGCQDNFEKAIALFTELNAPKQVERVRKLMG
- a CDS encoding response regulator: MNNNDYPNDFPEFRIINSFTLEVTPTAQFDTSGSASNAAASPLNVNPESEIEPLILLAEDNEANIQTFSSYLTAINYRVILARDGEEAVATTKTSSPDIILMDIQMPKMDGLEAIRLIRNDETIAKIPIIALTALTKESAREECLKAGANAYLAKPVKLKTLNTIIQQFL